Proteins encoded together in one Labeo rohita strain BAU-BD-2019 chromosome 21, IGBB_LRoh.1.0, whole genome shotgun sequence window:
- the tnfsf10l3 gene encoding tumor necrosis factor (ligand) superfamily, member 10 like 3: MDMDSPAPPQCVLESLDRNAAASEGNSEYLQSVSSESSSFIMVQPKNRLEVPSKLWVTAVVVIVIVLQVASTTGLFIYLNMSMAQARTQGVVEELRCLGLLNALEKEQDVPDDLVQLFGEPCIKLAEGLKAYISKVTETIISKHTFQERVAIPPRTKLLTTGSPRPSAHLTLRDSGLQGTTSLTPQTDLHQSCRHPVRSWGNQSFGSHLHNMTVSNGHLRIPRAGRYYLYAQVYFRYLTLSADNYHSGSVSHQVVQCVYKKTAYARPIQLLKGVGTKCWSPDSENALHSIYQGGLFELRAGDEIFISVSSPTAVYAEDSSSYFGAFLFDL, encoded by the exons ATGGACATGGATTCTCCAGCCCCTCCTCAGTGCGTGCTGGAGTCATTGGACAGGAATGCCGCGGCATCCGAAGGCAACTCTGAATATTTACAGTCTGTTAGTAGCGAATCGAGCTCATTCATCATGGTTCAGCCCAAAAATCGTCTCGAAGTGCCATCTAAGTTGTGGGTGACAGCGGTGGTGGTCATCGTGATTGTCCTGCAAGTTGCGTCGACCACAGGACTCTTCATATACTTGAACATGTCAATGGCACAG GCACGGACGCAAGGTGTGGTGGAGGAGCTGAGATGTCTTGGTCTTCTGAATGCTTTGGAGAAAGAACAGGATGTACCTGATGACCTGGTCCAGCTCTTTGGCGAACCATGCATTAAACTGGCTGAAGGACTCAAAGCCTACATCTCCAAG GTCACAGAAACCATAATCTCCAAACACACCTTTCAAG AAAGAGTTGCTATCCCACCACGTACAAAATTACTCACCACTGGCAGCCCACGGCCGTCAGCTCATCTTACTCTCAGAGACAGTGGACTGCAGG GTACGACATCCTTAACCCCTCAGACCGACCTTCACCAGTCCTGTCGCCATCCCGTTCGTTCCTGGGGGAACCAAAGTTTTGGCTCCCACCTGCACAACATGACCGTGTCCAACGGACACCTGCGTATCCCCCGCGCAGGCCGCTACTACCTGTACGCCCAAGTCTACTTCCGTTATCTAACCCTCTCGGCCGACAATTACCACTCAGGCTCTGTCAGCCACCAGGTGGTGCAGTGCGTCTACAAGAAGACTGCTTACGCCCGCCCTATTCAACTCCTGAAAGGTGTGGGTACCAAATGTTGGTCTCCAGACAGCGAGAACGCCCTTCACTCTATCTACCAGGGAGGCTTGTTTGAACTTCGTGCGGGTGATGAGATCTTCATCTCCGTGTCTTCTCCCACAGCTGTATACGCAGAGGACTCCTCCAGCTACTTTGGGGCCTTCCTGTTTGACCTCTGA